The Ralstonia pseudosolanacearum genome includes the window CCAGGCCGACATCGCCGCCAGCGGGATCGACGCGGACATCCGCGCATTTGTCGAGGCCGCGCACGCGCGGCAGGTCGTCTTCCTGCGCGAACTGGTGAAGGTGCCGTCGGACAATCCGTCCGGCGACTGCGCGCCACATGCCGCGCGCGCCAAGGCGCTGCTCGAAGCGCTCGGCCTCGCGGTCGAGGCGCATCCCGTGCCGCAAGACGAAGTGCGTGCGGCCGGCATGGTCAGCGCCACCAACCTGATCGTGCGGCACACCTTCGGCCGGGGCGGCCCGACCATCGCCCTGAACGCGCACGGCGACGTGGTGCCGCCGGGCCTGGGCTGGACGCACGACCCGTACGGCGGCGAGATCGTCGAGACCGAGCACGGCCCGACCATGTTCGGTCGCGGCGTGGCGGTCTCCAAGTCGGATTTCGCTACCTACACGTGGGCGCTGCTGGCGCTGATCGAAGCCGAGCGGCGCGGCGCCCGGCTCAACGGCACCGTCGAGCTGCACTTTACCTACGACGAAGAAACGGGCGGCCACATCGGCCCGAAATGGCTGCTGGACCACGGGCTGACCCGGCCCGACTACGCCATCTCGGCGGGGTTTGCCCATGGCATCACCTCGGCGCACAACGGCTGCCTGCACGCCGAGGTGACGGTGCGCGGCCGGCAGGCGCATGCCGCCATGCCGCACACCGGGCTCGATGCTATCGAGGCCGCCACGCACATCCTGCAGGCCGTCTACGCCTACCGCGCCGAACTGGCGACGCGGACGTCTGCCGTGCCGGGCATCGACCATGCGACGCTCAATGTCGGCCTGATCCAGGGCGGCATCAACACCAACGTCGTGCCGGATCGGGTCACGTTCCGCGTCGACCGGCGGATGATTCCGGAAGAGGCCGGGCGCGATGCCGAAGGCGAGCTGCGCGCCGTGATCGAACGCGCGGCGCACGAGCGGCCGGGGATCGCGGTGTCGGTCGAACGCATCCTGCTCGCCGAGCCGCTGGCCGAGCTGCCGGGCGTGCAGACGCTGATCGCGGCCCTGCGGCGGCAGGCGCTGGCGGTGTTCGGCGGCGACGTGCCGGTGCACGGCGTGCCGCTGTACACCGATGCGCGTCACTACACGGCGCGCGGCGTGCCCACCGTGCTGTACGGCGCCGGCCCCCGCACCCTGATCGAAGCCCGCGGCCACAACACCGACGAGAACCTCCGGCTGAGCGACCTGCGCGGCGCGACCGTGGTCGTGGGCTGCGCGGTCGGGGCGCTGCTGGGCGGCTGAGCGCACGGGGCCGGCGTTCAGGCCGGCCGCGTCGTTGTGCCGGCGTCCGCCACGGCTGTGCGCGACGCATACTGCTCCACGACGACGGCCACGGTGCCGGTGGTGCCCTCACCGCCTTGCACCGGGCCGATGTCGGCGCTGCCCGGGCTGGCGAGTTCGCCGCCGTTGCTGAGCACGTCCATGCCGAGTGCGCGCTCGCCCAGCCGCACGCGCTCCACGATCCACTCGCTGTGGCCGTTCGCATTCTTGCGCTCCGTCACGAACACGAGCACCGCCACTTCGGTCTGGCCGATCCGCCGCCGCTTCTTCGCATGCCGCGCCGGCGCGGGGTTGCCGTTGAGTTCCTGCAGCAGCTTGCGCACGGCGGCTTCCAGCAGGGCCAGGGTCGCATCGGTCGGTTGCACGATGACCGGGGCGGGCGCGGGGGCCTCGCTCGGCTCCCGGGCGGGCTCCGAGATGGCGTGGACGTCGATTCGTTTCATGTCGGGCGGATGAGTATGTGCGTGAGCGTGATGGCACGCGGACAGCGCGCGGGCCGGCAGTGAGCCGCGCCCCGCGCTGCCTTCACTACACGGCACCGCGCGGGGGAATACCCACCGCGCCGGCGAAGCGCGTTGTCCATCCGCGAAACCGCCTGTGCCGAACCACGAAACGCGCGCCAGCGCCGTGCGGGTAACATCCGTCACCGCACACCGCCGGGCGCCTTGCCCGTCAAGGCCGGATGGCGCCCGCACCCGTCCCGATCCATCCTGACCCTCCATCGAACATCCATGCGCATCTATCACAACCCCCGCTGCTCCAAGTCCCGCGCCGCGCTGGAGCGCGCCGAAGCCTTCGCCGACCAGGCCGGCGAGCCGCTCGATGTCATCGACTACCTGAAGACTCCGCCCACGCTGGCCGAGCTGAAGACGCTGGCGCAGCAACTCGACACGCCGGTCCGCGCGCTGGTACGGGAGAACGAAGACGAGTACGCCCAGCTCAACCTCGCCGATCCGTCGCTCTCCGACGAAGCGCTGCTCGCGGCCATCGTCGCTCATCCCAAGCTGCTGCAGCGCCCGGTGCTGGTACGCGGCGACCGCGCCATCATCGGCCGCACGCCCGAGGCGCTGGACGCCTTCCTGAAATAAGGCCCCGCCAAAGATGAACGGCCTGCCGGATTCCGCCGGACAGGCCGTTCAGGGGTGGCCATTCGCCTTGCGCGAGGGCCGGGGCTGCGTCCGTCAAGACGCGCACGGGCTCCGGATCATTCCAGGCCCATCCATCGGGCCAGTTCTGACCCGAATCCGATCGCCAGCATGGCAACCAGCACCACTGCCAGCGCCACCGCGGTCGAGACCGCCGTGACCTTCATGACTTCCGCATCGTCGCTTTCGTCGCCGCGGGCGCGGTGCAGAGGTGAGTGCGCGCGCGCGTCGAGCGGGATCGCCTTGGCGGAAGTCTTGCGATGCCAATGCAAGCGCTCCGTCATCGCCCGCAGATGGTGCGTATCTAACGCGTCACGGGAAAATCGCATCGCTGTTCCTCCCGCCGTTCGTGTGATGACCGACGCCGGTACGCACCGGCGTCGGAGTACGTGCGGCCCGATGACGATACGGCATGCAAATGACGTATGCGAGTGGCTTTGCATGTCGGCGCCTGCTGGCACAGTCGTCTGGTCGCCTCGCACAGCACCAGCGTAGAACGGGGTAGCGGCCGCCGCAAGTTGCGGTGCCGCATGGTGCGCACGTCACGCAGGGAAGACGCTGGTGCCGCGCTGCTCTTGGGTTTGCGGGTGATGCGTGCGGCGCTCAGTCTTGCGAGGGCTGCGCGGCGGCCTTCTGCGCGGCCTGCTCCGTTTCGCGGCGGCGCAGCTCGGCCAGCATGTTGCAGAAGAGCGCGCCTTGCTCCTTCGCATCGTCCAGCGCGATATGCGTGTGCGGCAGCGGATCGTGCCACTGCGCGGGAAAAGCCGCCTTGACGTTGCGCCGGTACGGCAGGCCGGTCAGCGCGAAGGCCAGCGTCTTGATGTCGAGCGCCGCCCAGCCGAACGGCGAGCGGCCGGCAAACCGCATCATGTACCAGAACATGAAGGTGAAATCGAAGCCCGCCGGAAAAGCCACGAAGACCGGCTTGCCGGGCAGGCTCTCGACCCATTCCACGTAGCGCGGCAGCGCCGCCTCGGGCGCCTCCAGGTCGCGCCGGCAGGCGGCCCACGCCTCGGGCTGCTGCGCCCACCACTGCATCTGGATCGGATGCCCTTCGGCGCCCGGCAGCGTCTCGAGGTTGGCCTCGAAGGTGCCCACCAGCGTCTTGTCTGCAAGGTAGGCCGCGCTGGCGAAGCTCAGCATCGAATGCGGTCCGGGGATCGGCCCGTCGGCCTCGATGTCGGTGCTGACGTAGATTTCCGGCCGGGTATCGGGCGCTTGGTTGCCGCGCTTGCGGCGGGGCTTGTCGACCGGGGCGGCGTTTGTGGAGATGTCGTCGCTCATGCGGTGCCCTCATCGGCGAACAGGCGGTCGGCGACGTACGGATTGGTCGCGCGCTCGTCGCCGAAGGTGGAAACGGGGCCATGGCCCGGCACGAAGGTCACATCGTCGCCGAGCGGCCACAGCTTGGTGCGGATCGAGCGGATCAGGTCCGCATGGTTGCCGCGCGGAAAATCCGTGCGGCCGATCGAGCCCGCGAACAGCACGTCGCCGACGATGGCGATGCGGTCCGGCCGGCTGAAGAAGACCACGTGGCCCGGCGTGTGGCCGGGGCAGTGGAACACTTCGAGCGTGCGGCCGGCGGCTTCGACCGTGTCGCCGTCGTCCAGCCAGCGGTCGGGCACGAAGGCGCGGGTGGGCGGGAAGCCGAAGCGCTGGCTTTGCGTCGGCAGCTGGTCGATCCAGAACGCCTCGTCCCTGTGCGGCCCTTCGATGGGCACGCCGAGCTGGGTGCGCAGGGCGTCGGCGGCGGCACAGTGGTCTACGTGGCCGTGCGTGAGCAGGATCTTTTCGATGCGGGCGCCTTGCTGGCGGGCCGCGCTCAGGATGCGGTCGATGTCGCCGCCGGGGTCGGTGACGGCGGCGCGCCCATCGTCGCCGATCAGCAGCGTGCAGTTCTGTTCAAACGGCGTAACCGGGACGACGACGACTTTCATGTGGTTTTTTGTGCACATCGGTGCAATAAGGGAACAGGCCGATTGTATCGGCCCCAGCCCGCGCCGGCACTGGGCTGGCGGGCCGTCGGCGCGACTTCGGGAAACACTTTTGCAAAGTTGATGCAAGATGCCTGCGTGATCGCAGCGAATTGATAGGAAATGTAAATAGACGGGCGCAAACAGCGTGATAGACTCGCGCCCATGCTCAAGCTCACCCATCTGCTCCCCAGCCCTTCAGCCGGCCGCACGCTGCGTGCCTGGCTGCTGCACGGCGCCACCCTGGTGGTGCTGGCGGGCTGTGCCGCCGTACCGGGCGAGCCGCCGGCCACGGCCACGAACGCACCCGCGCACCCGGCCGATACGCGCGACAACCCCGATGCCTGGGGCACGCTGGCCTTCCGCGGCGTGCCGGAATCCAGCAGCCTGCAGATGGCGCCCGCCGATACCGAGCCGGGCCTGCGCGCCGACCTCGGCACGTTCGAGCAGCGCGGCCTCGCGTCCTGGTACGGCCGCGGCTTCCACGGCCGGCGCACCGCCAGCGGTGAGCGCTTCGACATGAACGCCTTCACCGTCGCGCATCCGTCGCTGCCGCTGTCGAGCTGGGTGCTGGTGCGCAACCTGTCCAACGACCGCGTCGTCGTCGCCAAGGTGACCGACCGCGGGCCGTATCACGGCAAGCGCATCATCGATCTGTCCTACGCCGCCGCCAAGCGGCTCGATTTCGTCCGGCGCGGCTCGACCCAGGTGGAAATCCGCCGCCTGTCGCGCGCCGAGGTCGAGGCGCTGCGCCCCGAGCTGACGCAGACCGACGTCGCCAGCAACAACGGCGACGCCGACATGGGCGCCGACGAACCCGCGCCGCCGCGCAAGAAGGCGGTCAAGCGCCGGGCCCGCGCGCGCCGCTAATCCCGTCCGTCGTTCTTCAGCGCCAGCGCGCTCTGGTACAGCGCGTCGACCGGCGCGCCGGTGATCGCCCCGGCCAGCTTGGCCGCGCGCTTGGCCGGCAGCTCGGCCAGCAGCAGGCGCAGTACCTGGTCCGCGGCCAGCGCGGTGGGCGCCGCCTCCTGCGCGCCCGCACCTTCCACCACCAATACAAACTCCCCTTTGCCGTGCAAGGCGTCGGCGGCCAGCCAGGCGGGCGCCTCGGCGGCCGGCAGCACAACGATCTGCTCGAACAGCTTGGTCAGCTCGCGGCCGATCAGCAGGCGCCGCGCGGGCAGGTGCGCCGCCAGCGCCGCCAGCGTAGCGTCGATGCGATGCGGCGCCTCGTACAGGACCCAGGCCGGCCCGTGCGCGGCCCACTGGCGGATGGCCGTATCGCGCTGGCCCGCCTTGGGCGGCAGAAAGCCGACGAAGGTGAACTGGCCGGCGGAGGTCTCCAGCAGCGCGCCCGCCGCGGACAGCGCCGTCACCACCGCGCTCGCGCCCGGCAGCGGAATCACGCGCTGCCCGGCCGCGCGCACGGCCTCGACAATGCGCGCACCCGGGTCCGACACGCCCGGCGTGCCGGCGTCCGACACGTAGGCGATGCGCTCGCCGCGCGCCAGGCGCTCCACGATGCGGACGGCCGCCTCGCGCTCGTTGTGCTCGTGCGCCGCCAGCAGCGGCCGCGACAGGCCCAGGCGATGCAGCAGCTGGCCGGTGTTGCGCGTGTCTTCGCAGGCCACCGCATCGGCCAGGCCGAGCACGTGCCGCGCGCGCAGCGACACGTCGGCGGCGTTCCCGATGGGGGTGGCCACCACATATAATGCGCCGGCGGGATAGTGCTGGTCATGCGCCAGCAGGGTCCAGTCAGGATCACTCACGAGAACTTCTCTTGGTCAGTCGATTCAAACCGCAGATGCACGCGCCGCAGCCCGCGCCTTCGCCGCCCGGCGCCGCCGCGACGGGCGAGGCCGCCGAAGACCGCGCGCTGCGCTACCTGCAGGCGCGGGGGCTGTCGGCCATTGCCCGCAATTATCGCTGCAAGACCGGCGAAATCGATCTGGTGATGCGCGACGCGGCCGGTACGCTGGTGTTCGTCGAGGTGCGCGCCCGCGTGGCACGGTCGGCGCAGCGCTTCGGCGGCGCGGCCGCCAGCGTGACGCCCGCCAAGCAGCGCCGGCTGATCGCCGCGGCCGAAGATTTCCTCGCCGGCCATCCCGGCGAGGCGCCGGCCTGCCGCTTCGATGTCATCGCCATCGACGGCACGCGCATTGAATGGATGCGCGATGCCTTCGGTGTCGAAGCCTGAGCTGGACCCGATTCACCCGATTCCTCCAACCCTTCCGGACTCCACAAGGACAGCATGAAACTCCCGTTGCCCACGTCTGCCCGTCTCAAGCGCACCGTCGTGCTGGCCGCCCTGGCCAGCATCACCGCCACGCAGCTGACGGCGTGCTTCCCGCTGTTTGCCGGTGCCGTGGCCGGCGGTGTGGCGCTGGCCACCGACCGCCGCCCGACCGCCACGCAGACCATCGACCGCGGCCTGCAGATGGAGGCCGAGAACTCCCTGATCGCGCGCTACAGCGGCCTGGCGCACGTGAACGTGACGGTCTACAACCGCAAGGTGCTGCTGACCGGCGAGGCTCGCGACGAGCAGGTCAAGCAGCAGATCGGCCAGTACGCGCAGAAGCTGGAGAACGCCCGCGAGGTGGTCAACGAGATGACCATCGGCGAGTTCAGCTCGTTCGGCTCGCGCACCAACGACACCTACCTGACCACCAAGGTGAAGGCCGCCCTGGCCGGCACCGAGGGGCTGCCCTGGAACTCGATCAAGGTGACCACCGAGGCGCAGGCCACCTACCTGATGGGCGTGGTGACCGAACCCGAGGGCGAGCACGCCACCGAGGTTGCGCGCACGGTGGGCGGCGTGGGCAAGGTGGTCAAGGTGTTCGACTACGTTAGCGAAGACGAGCGCAAGCGCCTGGACGCGAACGCCTCGTCGACCAACCCGTCGACCCCATCCGGGGCATCGCAAACCACGCCGGCGCCGGAAGGCACGCCGACCGCCACGCAGGCGCCGGCACCGGTGACCTCCGCCTCGCCCGGCCAGCCCGGCGCGGGCGCGACCGTGTCGCCGACCACGCTGCCGGCGCTGCCGCCGGGCCGGCAGTTGCCGTAAGCAGCATCGCTCCACAGAAAACGCAGCCGCCGCGCTGCGTTTTTTGTTGCATTGTGTGCCGCGCGGCATGCCGCGCACCGCCGCGTGTTAGCGTATGCCGCATCCGTGACTTCGCTCGCCTGTCATGCCTGTCGCCCACCGACTTGCCGCCGCGGCCTCGCTCGCGGTGCTGTCCGCGGCTCCGTCCGTGGCGCATGCCGCCGATGCCCCGCCGTCCAATGCGCAGGTCCGCACCTGGGCGGCGTCCTGTGCCAGCTGCCATCATGCCGATACCGCGCCGGGCGCCACGGGAAGCGCGCCAACGCTGCCCCCGCTGTCCGGCCGCCCGCAGGCCGAACTGATCGGCACGCTGCAGGCCCTCCGCGCCGGCACGCGGCCTTCCACGGTGATGGGCCAGCTGATGCGCGGCTACGACGATGCGCAGATCGCCGCCATTGCCGGCTGGCTGTCGCGCCAGCCGAAGGGCACACCATGAGCGGCTCCGGCTTTCGCAAGGACCGGCGCGCTGCGCTGCGCGCCATCGGGGCGACCGCGCTGGCCGGACCGCTGGCGGCCTGCGCCTCGCTGCCGGGCATGCGCAATGCGCGGGTGGTGGTGGTCGGCGGCGGATACGGCGGGGCGACGGCGGCCAAATACGTGCGCGTGTTCTCCGGCGGGCGCGTCGACGTGACGCTAGTCGAACCCAACGCGGCCTTCGTGTCGTGCCCGCTGTCCAACCTGGTGCTGTCGGGCGACCGCGATCTCGCCTCGCTGATGGTGCCGTACGACGCGCTGGTCGCGCGCCACGGCGTGCGCTGGGTACGCGACCGCGCCGCGGCCATCGACATCGGCGCCCAGCAGGTGCGCCTGGCCGGCGGCGGCACGCTGGATTACGATCGGCTGATCCTGTCGCCGGGCATCGACTTCGTGCCGGGCGCGATCCCCGGCCTGGCCGACACCGCCACCGCCGCGCGGGCGCCGCACGCATGGAAGGCCGGCGCCCAGACGCTAGCGCTGCGCCACCGGCTCGAGGCCATGCCCAACGGCGGCGTGGTGGCGATCAGCATCCCGCTCGCGCCATACCGCTGCCCGCCGGCGCCCTACGAGCGCGCCTGCCTGATCGCCCACTGGCTGCAACGCGCCCGGCCCGCGTCGCGCGTGCTGATCCTCGATGCCAACGACGACGTGACCTCCAAGGGCGCACTGTTCAAACGCGTATGGGCGCAGCGCTACCCCGACCACATCGAATACCGGCCGCAATACAACGCCGTGGATATCGATGCGGCCGGCCGCGTGCTCAAGTTCGATGTGCAGGACGACGTCGAGGCCGACGTCGTCAACCTGATCCCGCCGCAGCGGGCCGGGGCGATCGCCGTTGCCGCCGGGCTGGCGACCGCCAACGGGCGCTGGTGCGAGGTCGATTTCCTGACCTTCGAATCGAAGGTGGCGCCAGGCGTGCACGTGATCGGCGATGCCATCCAGACCGCGCCGCTGATGCCCAAGTCGGGCCACATGGCCAACCAGCATGGCAAGGTGGCCGCCGCCGCGGTGGTGGCGCTGCTGGCCGGCCGCGCGCCCGATCCGTCGCCGCTGTATGCCAACACCTGCTACAGCTTCACCTCGCCCGACGAGGCGATGCACGTCGCGACCGTCCACCGTTACGACGCCGCCGAACGCACCATGGTGACCGTGCCGGGCGCGGGCGGACTGTCGGATGCGCCCTCGGTGGCGGAAGGCAATCTGGCGCAGGGCTGGAGCCGCGCGATCTGGTCGGACATGCTGGGCTGAGCGGCAGCGGGCAGGGCGGCATGAACAATGCGCAAGAATGGGCAAGCCGCCATACCGGCAGGCGCCTAAAGTGCCACATGAGGCCGCTTGGACGGCCGTTCTCTTCCGGATGCGCCCATGTCCCCCAAGGATCTGCTGCTGGCCCTCACCGTCGTGCTGGTGTGGGGCGTCAACTTCGTCGTCATCAAGGTCGGCCTGCACGGCGTGCCGCCGATGCTGCTCGGTGCGCTGCGCTTCGCGCTGGTGGCCTTCCCGGCCATCCTGTTCGTGCCGCGCCCGAAGATCGCGCTGAAGTGGCTGCTTGCTTACGGTGCCACCATCAGTTTCGGCCAGTTCGCCTTCCTGTTCTCGGCCATGTACGTGGGCATGCCGGCGGGGCTGGCGTCCCTGGTGCTGCAGTCGCAGGCGTTCTTTACGCTGACGATCGCGGCGGTCGTGCTGCGCGAGCCCATCCGCTGGTTCCACCTGGCCGGCATGGCGGTGGCGGCCTGCGGGCTGGCCATGATCGGCGTGGCCGGCACGAGCGGCGCCGGGGCCGCGACCGGCATGACCACCGCCGGCTTCCTGCTGACGCTGTGCGCGGCGTTCTCGTGGTCGAGCGGCAACATCGTCACCAAGCGCATCGGGCCGGTCAATGTGGTCAGCCTGGTGGTGTGGGGCGCGCTGATCCCGCCGGTGCCATTCTTCCTGCTGTCGTACTGGATGGAGGGGCCGCAGCAGATCGCGCACAGCCTGGCCAACCTCGGCGGGACGAGCATCGGCGCGATCGCCTACCTGGCGTTCGGCGCCACCCTCTTCGGCTACAGCCTGTGGAGCCGGCTGCTGGCGCGCTACGCCGCCAGCCAGGTCGTGCCGCTGACGCTGCTGGTGCCGGTGGTGGGGCTCGTGTCTGCGGCGCTGCTGCTGGGCGAGCGGCTGGTGCCGGCCCAATGGCTGGGCGGCGCGGTCGTGATGGCGGGGCTGCTGCTGAACGTGTTCGGCGGGCGGCTGGCAGCGCGGCTGGCGCTGGTCTGATCCGCCGGCCGGGGCATCCGGAACGCCCGCGCCGCGCCGGTTCCGGGCGTTGTGTCGCCCGCATGGCCGGCACCGGCCGATGCCGGGATTCGGGCACAATATCGGCCTCACCGCCGCCCGCGCATCGATGCGGGCCGCCCCACCCACCGGAGACCACATGAAGTTCGCCGCATCGCTCGCCGCCGGCGCCGTGCTGGCCGGCTTGGCGCTGTCCGCCGCGCCTGCGCAGGCCGCCATCGACGCCGCCCGCGCCCAGGCCATCGCCGGCCAGAATGCCTGCCTCGGCTGCCACGCCGTCGACCGCAAGCTGGTCGGCCCGTCCTATCAGGATGTCGCCGCCAAGTACAAGGGCGATGCCGGCGCCCAGGCCAAGCTCGTGCAGAAGGTGCGCCAGGGCGGCCTGGGTGTCTGGGGGCAGATCCCGATGCCGGCCAACCCGAAGATCAGCGATGCTGACCTGAAGACCGTGATCGACTGGGTGCTGGCAGGCGCCCCGACCAAGTGAAAGCGAAGATGCGCGCGATGCAAGACCAAGCGACCGACCCCATCAACCCGACCCGCCGCGACGTGCTGCGCGCGGGCGCCATGATGGCGCTGCTGGTCTCCGCCGGCTTTGCCACCCCGGCGCAGGCCGCCGAATGGAACAAGAGCGCATTCGACGCCAGGGGCGTGGGCGACGTGCTCAAGAGCCTGGGCGGCGGCGCCGTCGACAAGGGCGGCGCGGGCATCCAGTTCAACGCCCCGGACATCGCCGAGAACGGCGCGGTGGTGCCGCTGGTGGTGACCAGCTCGCTGCCGGGCACGGACCTGATCGCCATCCTGGTCGAGAAGAACCCGAACACGCTGGCCGCCACCTTCGCCATCCCCGCCGGCACCGAACCGTACGTCAACACGCGCGTGAAGATGGGACAGACCTCGATGGTCTACGCGGCGGTGCGCGCGGGCGGCAAGTGGATGCTGGCGAGCAAGGAAGTCAAAGTGACATTGGGCGGCTGCGGCGGCTGAGGACACAGGAGAGCACACCATGGCAGACCCGATGCGCATCCGCGCCACGGAAAACGGCGGCCTGACCGACGTGAAGATCCTGATGAAGCACGACATGGAAACCGGCCAGCGCAAGGACGCCGCCGGCAAGGTGGTGCCGGCCTGGCACATTACCAACGTGATGGTGCAGCACAACGGCAAGACCGTGCTCGACGCGCAGTTCGGCCCGGCCGTGTCGAAGGATCCGTTCCTCAACCTCAAGTTCAAGGGCGCCGCCAAGGGCGACAAGGTGAGCGTCACCTGGGTCGACAACCATGGCGACAAGCGTACCGACGAAGCCGCCATCCAATAAGGAGGCTCCCATGCGACGCAGTTTCTTCCGCCTGACCGCCGCGCTGGCCGCGCTGGGCGTGGCCGGCAAGGCATCGGCGCAGGCCGCCGGGCAGGCGCGCGGCGCTGCGGGCGGGCGCTACAAGGTGGTCTACCAGATCAGCGAGGGCACCGAGCAGGCGGTGCGCGCCATCGGCAACCTGCGCAATCACCTCAACGGCGCGCCCGGCACGCGCATCGTGGTGGTGGCGCTGGGGCGGGGCATCGACTTCCTGGTCGAAGGCGCCAAGGACGACAAGGGCCGCCCCTTCGACGCGCCGGTCGCCGCGCTCGCCAGCATGGGCGTGGAATTCCGCGTGTGCCACAACTCGCTGGCCGCCTTCAAGGTGCCCGAGGACAAGCTGCTGCTGGAGGCCAAGGTGGTGCCGGCCGGCGTGGTGGAGGTCACCCGCCTGCAGCAGGACGAAGGCTTTGCCTATCTCAAGCCGTAGGCGGCACACGGAGGAGGGCACGTGAAACGAACGCTCGGGATCGTCGCGCTGGCCGCGGGCATGGCCCTGACGGCGCAGGCGCAGGACGACAGCAAAGACAGTACCGCCGCCAGCATCGCCCAGTACCGGCAGATGCTGGCCGACGGCAATCCCGCCGAGCTGTGGGAAGCCGCCGGGGAAGAACTCTGGAAGAAGCCCGCCGGGCCCAAGCACGCCTCGCTGGAAGCCTGCGACCTGGGCCTCGGGCCGGGCGTGGTGAAGGGGACGTACGCCCAGTTGCCGCGCTACTTCAAGGACACCGGCCGCGTGATGGACGTCGAGCAGCGGCTGATGCACTGCCGCATGACGCTGCAGGGCCTGACGAAGGATGAGGCCTCGGCCAATCCGTTCTCGTCGCCCGGCAAGCCGTCGGAGATCGAGCGGCTGGTGGCGTACATCACCTCGGAATCGCGCGGCGCGGCCGTCGACATCCCGCTCGCGCATGCGCAAGAGCAACACGCCTACGAACTGGGCCGCCGCATGTTCTTCTACCGCGCGGGCGCCTATGACTTCGCCTGCGCCACCTGCCACGCACAGCCCGGCCTGCGCATCCGCCTGCAGGAACTGCCCGATCTGCTGACCGCCGACGGCGCGCGCGCAGCCTACACGACGTGGCCCGGCTATCGCGTCTCGCAAGGCGAGGTGCGCACCATGCAGCACCGCCTGTACGACTGCCTGCGCCAGCAGCGCTTTCCCGAACCGCTCTACGGCGCCGAGGTGATCACGGCGCTCGAGCTGTTCCTCGCCCGCAACGCCAACGGCGGCAAGATGGACGCGCCGTCGATCAAACGATGAGGCCGCGCATGTTCCGATCGACCCTCATCCTCGTGCTGGCCTGCGTGGCCGGCACCGCGCACGCGGCGGATGCCACCGTTGCCCCGCCCAAGCCCGACGCGCGCGCCGATGCCGCACTCGCCGGGGCGATCCGCGACGGCTTCGTCTCCAAGGGCCCGGCCACGGTGGAAGGCGTGACCGAGCGCGACGACGTGCAGAAGACCTGCAGCCAGTACGCCGACCGCAACGCCGTGCCCGCCGAGGTAGCCGCCCGGTTGCAAGACGCCCAGCTCAAGACCATCCGCTACCCGCAGGACGGCAAGTGGCTCGGCGACTGGAAGGCCGGCGAGCAGATCGCCCAGAGCGGTCGCGGCATGCAGTTCTCCGATCCGGCCGGTACCGTCAACGGCGCCAACTGCTATGCCTGCCACCGGCTGTCGAAAGACGAAGTGTCGTACGGCACCATCGGCCCGTCGCTGTACCAGTACGGCAAGCTGCGCGGCGATTCGGAGGCGATCCTGCGCTACACCTGGGGCAAGATCTACAACTCCAACGCCTACGCGGCGTGCTCCAGCATGCCGCGCTTCGGGCACAAGGGCATCCTGACCGAGCAGCAGATCCGCGATGTGATGGCGCTGCTGCTCGACCCGGCCTCGCCGGTCAACCAGTAGGGGCGACCATGCGGACGGTGCGGCGGATCCGGGGTTGGCTGGCGGCCGCGCTGGTGCCGATGGCGCTGGCGGCCGGCGCCGCGCATGCCGTGGAGGTGGGCGACACCGTCACGCTGCCCGACCTCCAACTGCTCGACGGCACCCGCGTACCGGGCGCATCGTGGCGCGGGCATCCGCTCGTCATCGCGACCTGGGCATCGTGGTGCCCATACTGCGCGCTGCAGAACCCGAGCCTGCAGAAGCTCTACGACGCCACGCGCGGCACCGGCCTGCGCCTGCTCACCATCAGCATCGACGCCAACCCGCAGCTGGCCGGTGACTACATCGCCAAGCGCGGCTTCACCTTCCCGGTGACGA containing:
- a CDS encoding EamA family transporter, which translates into the protein MSPKDLLLALTVVLVWGVNFVVIKVGLHGVPPMLLGALRFALVAFPAILFVPRPKIALKWLLAYGATISFGQFAFLFSAMYVGMPAGLASLVLQSQAFFTLTIAAVVLREPIRWFHLAGMAVAACGLAMIGVAGTSGAGAATGMTTAGFLLTLCAAFSWSSGNIVTKRIGPVNVVSLVVWGALIPPVPFFLLSYWMEGPQQIAHSLANLGGTSIGAIAYLAFGATLFGYSLWSRLLARYAASQVVPLTLLVPVVGLVSAALLLGERLVPAQWLGGAVVMAGLLLNVFGGRLAARLALV
- a CDS encoding NAD(P)/FAD-dependent oxidoreductase encodes the protein MSGSGFRKDRRAALRAIGATALAGPLAACASLPGMRNARVVVVGGGYGGATAAKYVRVFSGGRVDVTLVEPNAAFVSCPLSNLVLSGDRDLASLMVPYDALVARHGVRWVRDRAAAIDIGAQQVRLAGGGTLDYDRLILSPGIDFVPGAIPGLADTATAARAPHAWKAGAQTLALRHRLEAMPNGGVVAISIPLAPYRCPPAPYERACLIAHWLQRARPASRVLILDANDDVTSKGALFKRVWAQRYPDHIEYRPQYNAVDIDAAGRVLKFDVQDDVEADVVNLIPPQRAGAIAVAAGLATANGRWCEVDFLTFESKVAPGVHVIGDAIQTAPLMPKSGHMANQHGKVAAAAVVALLAGRAPDPSPLYANTCYSFTSPDEAMHVATVHRYDAAERTMVTVPGAGGLSDAPSVAEGNLAQGWSRAIWSDMLG
- a CDS encoding YraN family protein, with translation MHAPQPAPSPPGAAATGEAAEDRALRYLQARGLSAIARNYRCKTGEIDLVMRDAAGTLVFVEVRARVARSAQRFGGAAASVTPAKQRRLIAAAEDFLAGHPGEAPACRFDVIAIDGTRIEWMRDAFGVEA
- a CDS encoding c-type cytochrome, whose translation is MPVAHRLAAAASLAVLSAAPSVAHAADAPPSNAQVRTWAASCASCHHADTAPGATGSAPTLPPLSGRPQAELIGTLQALRAGTRPSTVMGQLMRGYDDAQIAAIAGWLSRQPKGTP
- a CDS encoding BON domain-containing protein, whose protein sequence is MKLPLPTSARLKRTVVLAALASITATQLTACFPLFAGAVAGGVALATDRRPTATQTIDRGLQMEAENSLIARYSGLAHVNVTVYNRKVLLTGEARDEQVKQQIGQYAQKLENAREVVNEMTIGEFSSFGSRTNDTYLTTKVKAALAGTEGLPWNSIKVTTEAQATYLMGVVTEPEGEHATEVARTVGGVGKVVKVFDYVSEDERKRLDANASSTNPSTPSGASQTTPAPEGTPTATQAPAPVTSASPGQPGAGATVSPTTLPALPPGRQLP
- a CDS encoding c-type cytochrome; this translates as MKFAASLAAGAVLAGLALSAAPAQAAIDAARAQAIAGQNACLGCHAVDRKLVGPSYQDVAAKYKGDAGAQAKLVQKVRQGGLGVWGQIPMPANPKISDADLKTVIDWVLAGAPTK
- the rsmI gene encoding 16S rRNA (cytidine(1402)-2'-O)-methyltransferase produces the protein MSDPDWTLLAHDQHYPAGALYVVATPIGNAADVSLRARHVLGLADAVACEDTRNTGQLLHRLGLSRPLLAAHEHNEREAAVRIVERLARGERIAYVSDAGTPGVSDPGARIVEAVRAAGQRVIPLPGASAVVTALSAAGALLETSAGQFTFVGFLPPKAGQRDTAIRQWAAHGPAWVLYEAPHRIDATLAALAAHLPARRLLIGRELTKLFEQIVVLPAAEAPAWLAADALHGKGEFVLVVEGAGAQEAAPTALAADQVLRLLLAELPAKRAAKLAGAITGAPVDALYQSALALKNDGRD